GTTAGGATAATCCCGGTGAAGGTCTTAAGTAACAGTGGGTGGGGATTCTCCACAGACATAGCTGCTGGCATAATGTACGTGACGAGGCTTTACGTCATGGAGAAGGAGTCAGGCGGTAATGTGTTACCGCCAAACGGTGTTGTGAACCCGGTCATAATAAGTATGAGTTTAGGGGGGTCGAGACTCACGCCGATAGAGAAAAGGGCGATAGACTACGCTATCGAAAATGGGGTTTTCATAGTCGCCGCAGCAGGCAACGGCGGTGAGAAGGGCATGTCATACCCAGGGGCTTACGAGCCAGTGATATCCGTGGGGGCTGCCGGATGGACCGGCGAGTGGGGTGGTCAAGCATGGTGGAGGACGTCCGACGTTCCCGAGGGTGAAGAGTTGAAGGGTAATGTGTACGTCACGGACTTCAGCAGCAGGGAAAAGGAAGGACAGGATCTTGACGTTCTAGCTCCAGGTAGCTGGATTGTAGGCCCCTACACAGCTTACGGTGCTGCACACCCGCCCTACTGGGCGAACGGTAAGCCGGGGCAGTACTACTACCTTGGTGGGACGTCGATGGCCACACCTCACGTCAGCGGCGTGCTGGCTTTAGTATTGCAGAAAGACCTGGAGGACGGAGATATATACCTAGACCAGAAGTCAGCGGAGGAATTGCTTGAGTCATCAACGTTTAAGATCGATTGGTTTAGCGCTCAGGTCTTCGACCCAGTCAGTGGGACATTCGTTACGTATAGTTGGGATTCCACCGCTATAGGCGAGGGTCTCGTACAAGCCGACCTAGTAGTGAATAACTTCCATGAACCATAAGACAAAACCATTTTTGCGCCAATGCCCTGTTTCCTAGGTAATTTAGTGATTTTCGATGTGTTCACTGCCCGCGACGGTTAATCCTAGGTTCGTATGGAGTTGCTGTCAAGTAATACGTCACTCTTGATTCAGGTTCCGCGGTAATACGTTGGATTGGATTGCGCGGGCTTCCCCTCGGTCTTATTTACACTATTAATTAAATCTCTGAGTGATGTTGAAGTTACTGTATGGGGAGGGCTTTCTTGTCTGAGTACTTGAGTAGTGGTTTCGAGGACTTTGTGGAGGGTTCAAGTAGCTCATGCGAGTTCCTGGCTGAGGATTTCACGCTATCGGTCTCCGTCTTAACTGTTGTGAAGCGACTTGGTTATGAGGACTTGGCTGAGGAGTTGATGCCTCTCGTTAAGTCCCTCGTCGGGGAGATCGTGTTCAGGCTGAGCACGGGCAGGTATATCGAGGGGTTGGCTCACGAGCTGGGTCTCCATGCTAGGAGGTTGTGGGAATCGGACTACAGTGACGCGGAGTTAGCGGATGTCCTTAGGTCTGCCCTGGAGTTGAGGGAGAGGCTGGAGTCCGGTGAGGTTGATGAGGATGCAGTGCGTGAGGTGCTCGATAGGTTCCTCAAGATAGTGAGGGTTGATGTGAGCAGGACTAAGGTGATTAAGGGGGTGGTCGAGAACCCGGAGCCTGCTCTAGCTCTTCAGCTGATGGCTACAGCACTAGCTGTGTGTGTGGGTGGTTTAGGTGGGTCTCAACGTAACTAAGCTGGACCCTCTGTCGGAGAGGCTTATAGACTTCCTGGCTAGGAAGGCTTCCAACAAGGTCGTGGACGGAAATAAGCTTAAGGTGGTGGCGGGCTCCTCCATGGCTAAGGTCTCCATGGAGGTGATAGAGTCTGTGGCTAAAGAGGTTACGAGGGTTGAGGGCGCATCACTCTACTGCAACCTCTGCGGGAAGGGCCCCTTCACTAAGAGGGGGATGTACCTCCACCTTACGAGACTCCATAAATACGAGCTCAAGGCGCTGTTGGTTCAGGAGCTTAGGGAGAAGATCATGAAGTCCGGCCAGTAGCCGGGATCAACTACCAGCAATACCGGCGGTGCTTAGGTCGTTAAAGCCTTCACAAGGCCCGGCGGTGTGTCTATAGGCATTCCCAACCTGCTCCCTAGTCTGTAGGCCAGTAGCTGAAGGGCTATGGAGGACGAGATCGGTGAGAGGACCTTGTCAGCGGGTGGAGTCTCGACCACGTGGCCGACGCCCACGCCATCGAATGCCAGCGTTATCACGGTCGCCTCCTTGGATAACGCCTCCTTAGCGACCTTAGTGTAGAGCTCTATCGCCGCCTCCTCGACGGGTTTGATAAGTATTATTGGGTAGCCCTCTCTCACCAACACCATGGGCCCATGCCTTACCTCACCTAGCTGGAGGCCCTCAGCATGAACTAGGGCGGTCTCCTTAATTTTGAGGGCGCCTTCGAGAGCTATCGGGTAGTTCACGCCGCTGCTTGCCACGTAGATGCTTCCCCAGTCAATCAGCCTGCCAGCCACGCCCTCCATGCTTGAGTCTAGGATAGGTAACTTCGCGCTTAAGGCCTTCGCGAACTCACGTATCCTGCCGTAGAGCTCGTTCAGCTCATCTACCCCCACAGCCGCTGTGTGGAGCCCCGTGTAAGCTGACAGTATAGCTAGGGTGACCAGCGTGGACGTAAAGGTCTTGGTGGCAGGAACCGCTACCTCAGGACCTGCACCGATCGGCAGATATATGTTGGACTCTATGGAGAGGCGTGAGCCAACCACGTTCGTAACCCCCAGTATGACGGCGCCCCTCTGCTTGGCTAGCCTGACGCTCTTCAAAACATCGCTCGTCTCACCACTCTGGCTTATCGCGATCACGACAGTTCCAGTGCTCACATTGTCCAGTGCGTAGTAGGGGAACTCTGCAGCGCTGATCACGTTCACCGAGACCCCTGCTAAGTCCGAGAAGTAGTAGGCCGAGACCATCCCAGCGTGGAGGCTAGTGCCGGTTCCGACCACGTAGACGTTCCTAGCGCCGTAGATTATCATGGAAGCCAGTCGCAAGTACTTGTCCATGAGTGTGTAGGTAGTTTTCACAAGCGATTCAGGTACTTCATATATCTCCTTCAGCATGTAGTGGGGGTAACCGGCTTTCTCGACAGTCTCGGTCGGGTACTTGACCCTCTTCCTCATAACCTCCCTGACCTCGTTCAGGGTCTTTACGTCGAATATCCTTACACCATCTGCCCCGACCTCGGCAAGCATGTCGTCGCCAAGAATCAGCGCTTCCTCGGAGAAGCCGTAGAGGCTCGGCACGTCACTTGAGACGTAGAGGCATCCGCCACCCAAGCCTATGGCTACCGTCAGCTCGTTGCTGGTTACGTATATCTTACGCGAGCCCCTCACCACCATAGCTGCGGCGTAGACGCCGTTCAGCATCTTGGTCGCTTGAGCCACCGCCTGCAGCACGCTACTCCCACTCTTAATTAAGTCCTCCA
This portion of the Zestosphaera sp. genome encodes:
- a CDS encoding S8 family serine peptidase, whose amino-acid sequence is MSTRSKDLPSLLLGMVLALLVITTSATTVVLAARSEGSRGAVIVEMVFSRPITQEDVSRITKLGGKVIYRFDEINGLAVAVRPENVRDLMTIEGVSEVGPTDVVEALSEVLPGSCESHGTVLTWNLDIINVPTVHEMYGLDGSGVYIAVLDTGLEPQWRNYFLEDRIASEFGAAFLGAMATAYWTTGEVLNKNAWQADTNGHGMHVVSTIIGFSVYGFYTVDGVAPGVRIIPVKVLSNSGWGFSTDIAAGIMYVTRLYVMEKESGGNVLPPNGVVNPVIISMSLGGSRLTPIEKRAIDYAIENGVFIVAAAGNGGEKGMSYPGAYEPVISVGAAGWTGEWGGQAWWRTSDVPEGEELKGNVYVTDFSSREKEGQDLDVLAPGSWIVGPYTAYGAAHPPYWANGKPGQYYYLGGTSMATPHVSGVLALVLQKDLEDGDIYLDQKSAEELLESSTFKIDWFSAQVFDPVSGTFVTYSWDSTAIGEGLVQADLVVNNFHEP
- the glmS gene encoding glutamine--fructose-6-phosphate transaminase (isomerizing), whose translation is MGGIFGVVCTSRIPEGAIIEGLRRLSYRGYDGTGLAYISDSGEIVIRKHPKPLTEASKHIDLINIPSSVALGHVRYASRGRPVYENTHPLTDCGNQVAVVGDGVIENFDEIKGVLERKGHVFASRTDTEVFAHLVEDLIKSGSSVLQAVAQATKMLNGVYAAAMVVRGSRKIYVTSNELTVAIGLGGGCLYVSSDVPSLYGFSEEALILGDDMLAEVGADGVRIFDVKTLNEVREVMRKRVKYPTETVEKAGYPHYMLKEIYEVPESLVKTTYTLMDKYLRLASMIIYGARNVYVVGTGTSLHAGMVSAYYFSDLAGVSVNVISAAEFPYYALDNVSTGTVVIAISQSGETSDVLKSVRLAKQRGAVILGVTNVVGSRLSIESNIYLPIGAGPEVAVPATKTFTSTLVTLAILSAYTGLHTAAVGVDELNELYGRIREFAKALSAKLPILDSSMEGVAGRLIDWGSIYVASSGVNYPIALEGALKIKETALVHAEGLQLGEVRHGPMVLVREGYPIILIKPVEEAAIELYTKVAKEALSKEATVITLAFDGVGVGHVVETPPADKVLSPISSSIALQLLAYRLGSRLGMPIDTPPGLVKALTT